One genomic segment of Saccharomyces kudriavzevii IFO 1802 strain IFO1802 genome assembly, chromosome: 8 includes these proteins:
- the MED6 gene encoding mediator complex subunit MED6 (similar to Saccharomyces cerevisiae MED6 (YHR058C); ancestral locus Anc_5.324), producing MNVTPLDELQWKSPEWIQVFGLRTENVLDYFAESPFFDKTSNNQVIKMQRQFSQLNDPNVSVNMSQNIMNLSDGKNGNVEDEFAYVDPARKQILFKYPMYRQLEEELMKLGGTEYVLSSVREPDFWTIKKQKRVNETGAGSSRGPKIIPLQDYYIIGANVYQSPTIFKIVQSRLMSTSYHLSSTLESLYDLIEFQPSQGVHYKVPIDTSTIATAATNGNNANGGSNKNSVRPTGGANITTIPSTTNVNMTVNTVGTGGQTIDNGAGRASNGNTGITTEMLDKLMVTSIRSTPNYI from the coding sequence ATGAACGTCACACCATTGGATGAACTACAATGGAAATCTCCGGAATGGATCCAGGTTTTTGGTCTAAGAACCGAAAATGTTCTGGATTATTTTGCGGAATCGCCATTCTTCGACAAGACGTCGAATAACCAGGTGATCAAAATGCAAAGACAATTTTCTCAGTTGAATGACCCTAATGTCAGTGTAAATATGTCACAGAATATAATGAATCTATCGGATGGAAAGAATGGGAACGTGGAAGACGAATTTGCCTACGTGGATCCGgcaagaaaacaaattctCTTCAAGTACCCTATGTATAGGCAACTAGAGGAagaattgatgaaattggGTGGCACAGAGTACGTGCTGAGTAGCGTAAGAGAGCCCGACTTTTGGACTatcaagaaacaaaaacgaGTAAACGAGACTGGTGCGGGGAGCTCCAGGGGACCGAAGATCATCCCACTACAAGACTATTACATAATTGGTGCCAACGTCTACCAATCACCaaccattttcaaaatcgtACAGAGTAGACTGATGTCCACGAGCTATCATCTTAGCAGCACACTGGAAAGCCTGTACGACCTAATCGAGTTTCAACCTTCCCAGGGCGTACACTACAAAGTTCCCATAGACACCAGCACTATCGCGACTGCTGCCACCAATGGCAATAATGCCAATGGAGGCAGCAATAAAAACAGCGTACGACCCACCGGTGGCGCCAACATTACTACTATTCCCTCCACTACGAACGTCAACATGACCGTCAACACTGTGGGCACGGGGGGGCAGACCATAGACAATGGTGCCGGTCGGGCCAGTAATGGCAACACGGGTATCACTACGGAAATGCTGGACAAGCTGATGGTCACAAGCATCAGATCCACCCCCAACTACATATGA
- the FYV4 gene encoding mitochondrial 37S ribosomal protein mS41 (similar to Saccharomyces cerevisiae FYV4 (YHR059W); ancestral locus Anc_5.325) → MMFLRTSNKFPLLLGRSLASPKIAYRFKSAIPKSNEQIPDVDSFLTKIGRNCNELKDTFENNWNNLFQWDSKTLKEKGVNIQQRRYILNQVQKYRNNEPIHEIKLGKKSFFGGERKRKAFTAKWKAENKQ, encoded by the coding sequence ATGATGTTTCTACGAACCAGTAACAAGTTTCCCTTGCTCCTAGGGAGGTCACTAGCCTCTCCCAAAATAGCATATCGGTTCAAGTCAGCCATCCCTAAATCAAACGAACAGATACCTGACGTCGACTCATTTCTGACCAAAATTGGTCGAAATTGTAATGAATTGAAGGacacttttgaaaataattgGAACAACCTGTTCCAATGGGATTCCAAGacattgaaggaaaaaggcGTGAATATTCAACAAAGGAGATATATTCTAAACcaagttcaaaaatatcGCAACAATGAACCCATCCACGAGATCAAGCTGGGcaaaaaatcattcttTGGCGGTGagaggaagagaaaagCATTTACTGCCAAATGGAAAGCTGAGAATAAGCAATAG
- the VMA22 gene encoding Vma22p (similar to Saccharomyces cerevisiae VMA22 (YHR060W); ancestral locus Anc_5.330), whose protein sequence is MSESTMAASTNATDGQYLRLIELLADYDSTLEQLQKGFQDGHIHLSRSNYYNKDSLRGNYGKDYWDKTYAGQLMATVEDSNSKSVIDIVKRKVQENEETKKEEDSTLVQRKKGAKSEEQKPKDPKLKQDYDPILMFGGVLSVPSSLRQSQTSFRGCIPLMVQLVNYRNEILTLVKTLSEQK, encoded by the coding sequence ATGAGTGAATCAACAATGGCTGCGAGCACGAACGCCACAGATGGACAGTACTTGAGGCTGATTGAACTACTTGCAGACTACGATTCCACCTTAGAGCAACTCCAAAAGGGTTTTCAGGATGGGCATATCCATTTAAGCAGGTCAAACTACTATAATAAAGATTCTTTACGAGGGAATTATGGTAAAGACTATTGGGATAAAACGTATGCGGGCCAACTGATGGCAACAGTAGAAGACTCCAACTCGAAATCAGTGATAGACATtgttaaaagaaaagttcaagaaaatgaagagacgaaaaaagaagaagatagtACATTGGtccaaagaaagaaaggcGCGAAATCAGAGGAGCAAAAACCCAAAGATCCCAAACTTAAACAGGATTACGACCCAATTTTAATGTTTGGCGGAGTGCTATCAGTACCTTCTTCACTAAGGCAATCGCAGACAAGCTTCAGAGGTTGCATCCCTCTGATGGTCCAATTAGTTAATTACAGAAACGAGATATTAACGCTAGTTAAGACATTGTCTGAGCAGAAATAA
- the GIC1 gene encoding Gic1p (similar to Saccharomyces cerevisiae GIC2 (YDR309C) and GIC1 (YHR061C); ancestral locus Anc_5.331) encodes MTEEKWQQQMELPQMKSIWIDEDEEMEKLYGFQVRQRFMNGPSTNSDEDADEDLGIVLVDSEELALANKNNIKLPPLPNYMTINPNINSNHKFLTTKKKNFLGMFKKKDLLSMKHGSTKSSKQSNISAPFGFHHISHANGKKEDNSFGPHHEEEEQDDDVESLVNFTSLEPQPRPDSNVSSKYSNVVMNDSSRIVSSSTIATTMDSRNDSNDDNIPNNTKKVNSPTELEMTLEDLKNYTFPSVLGDGMSDKTNASSPSDSSFSNKFRPRHSSAVHPPELESNTVVDPSPNSPGSRISVDDVLKFYYQCSEASTPRNT; translated from the coding sequence ATGACTGAAGAGAAATGGCAGCAACAGATGGAACTTCCCCAAATGAAATCCATTTGGATCGACGAGGAcgaagaaatggaaaaacttTATGGATTCCAGGTGAGACAACGGTTCATGAATGGGCCTAGCACGAATTCCGATGAGGACGCCGACGAAGACTTAGGGATTGTTCTTGTCGATAGTGAAGAGCTTGCTTTGGcaaacaagaacaacatCAAATTGCCTCCCTTACCCAATTATATGACGATCAACCCTAATATAAACTCTAATCATAAGTTTTTGaccaccaaaaaaaaaaatttcttgggcatgttcaagaaaaaggatTTGCTCTCAATGAAACATGGGTCTACCAAATCCTCGAAACAATCCAATATATCTGCCCCATTCGGCTTTCACCATATTTCGCATGCTAATGGCAAAAAGGAGGACAATTCTTTTGGGCCGCAtcatgaagaagaggaacaAGACGATGACGTAGAATCATTGGTCAATTTCACTTCGTTGGAACCACAGCCTCGACCAGACTCAAATGTCTCTTCCAAATACTCTAACGTAGTGATGAATGATTCCAGTAGGATAGTGTCTTCTTCCACGATAGCCACGACTATGGACTCCCGTAATGATAGTAACGACGATAATATCCCTAATAACACTAAGAAAGTGAACTCACCAACAGAACTGGAAATGACTTTGGAAGACCTGAAAAATTACACATTCCCTTCGGTTCTTGGGGACGGCATGAGCGACAAGACTAATGCTTCTTCGCCTTCTGATTCATCGTTCTCTAACAAATTTAGACCGAGGCACTCAAGTGCGGTACACCCCCCCGAGTTGGAGAGTAATACCGTAGTAGACCCGTCTCCAAACTCGCCTGGTAGCAGAATATCTGTGGATGATGTGCTGAAATTTTATTATCAGTGTAGTGAAGCCAGTACCCCTCGAAATACTTGA
- the RPP1 gene encoding RNA-binding RNA processing protein RPP1 (similar to Saccharomyces cerevisiae RPP1 (YHR062C); ancestral locus Anc_5.332) → MLVDLNVPWPQSSYMEKVTPQAINNLTKTLTTLHTLGYTHIAINFTVSHSEKFPNDVKMLNPIDIKKRFGELMARTGLKLYSRITLIIDDPSKGQSLSKISQAFDVVAALPISEKGLTLSTTNLDIDLLTFQYGSRLPTFLKHKSICSCVNRGVKLEIVYGYALRDVQSRRQFVSNVRSVIRSSRFRGIVIGSGAMSPLECRNILGVTSLIKNLGLPSDKCSKAMGDLASLVLLNGRLRNKSHKQTIVAGGGEEDDNDVVNDVQGIDDNQTVKLVKRTMDPEQLGHAAKRHKP, encoded by the coding sequence ATGTTGGTCGATCTGAACGTGCCATGGCCACAGAGCAGCTACATGGAGAAAGTGACTCCTCAGGCAATCAACAATTTGACAAAGACATTAACTACATTGCATACGTTGGGATATACACACATCGCCATAAATTTTACCGTGAGCCACAGTGAGAAATTTCCTAATGATGTCAAGATGCTGAATCCTATcgatatcaagaaaaggttTGGGGAATTGATGGCTCGAACGGGGCTAAAATTGTATAGCAGGATCACTTTAATCATTGACGACCCATCAAAGGGACAGTCTCTCTCCAAGATAAGCCAGGCCTTTGATGTTGTGGCTGCATTGCCAATCAGCGAAAAGGGCCTTACTCTGTCAACCACCAACCTGGATATTGATCTGCTAACTTTCCAGTACGGTTCACGGCTGCCCACTTTCCTTAAGCACAAAAGCATATGTAGTTGTGTAAACAGAGGAGTGAAACTAGAAATTGTTTACGGCTATGCGTTGCGTGACGTACAATCTCGGAGGCAGTTTGTATCGAATGTGAGAAGTGTCATCAGGAGTTCGAGATTTAGAGGCATTGTCATCGGTAGTGGTGCCATGTCACCGCTAGAGTGCCGCAATATATTGGGAGTTACAAGTCTAATTAAGAATTTGGGTCTTCCGAGCGACAAATGTTCCAAGGCCATGGGAGATCTGGCCTCATTAGTCCTGCTCAACGGTCGCCTAAGAAACAAGAGCCACAAGCAGACCATTGTTGCTGGCGGTGGTGAGGAAGACGACAACGACGTGGTTAATGACGTACAAGGAATTGACGACAACCAGACCGTAAAGTTGGTGAAAAGAACTATGGATCCTGAGCAACTGGGCCATGCCGCCAAGAGGCACAAGCCATGA
- the PAN5 gene encoding 2-dehydropantoate 2-reductase PAN5 (similar to Saccharomyces cerevisiae PAN5 (YHR063C); ancestral locus Anc_5.334): MTASHRTTIHILGLGAMGTVLAIDLLRFTNALVVPLFRSQERLAQFQRTSGNKVSIRKLYLEGSPLLSYPVERSECPETFSKKPISNLVVTTKTYQTKEALTPYLPYINENTNLILIQNGLGVLELLKEEIFTDAKNRPRLFQGVISHGVYQDKAGIFNHAGWAGMKVARLPWTDEQMIQKRSVVADDAANNSLVELLTEPTFAKEFGIEHSTYQEMLSGQLFKFLVNACMNPITAILDCVNGEMIDSCGPVFTSIIDECLQILRVAYKPLFEYQEKFNGNKEYPDMDINAVLTTSNMVSEVTRIGCDINSKNSSSMRQDTLFLRDIEIEYINGYVVRLASNLNLDPNSCKVNKTIKELADLRLALNRSRSINGDWRKE; encoded by the coding sequence ATGACTGCCTCACATAGAACCACTATTCATATCCTTGGGTTGGGTGCCATGGGCACCGTTTTGGCAATAGATCTCTTAAGATTTACCAATGCCCTCGTTGTGCCATTATTTAGATCACAGGAAAGACTTGCACAATTTCAAAGGACAAGCGGTAATAAGGTTTCTATTCGTAAGCTTTATTTGGAAGGCTCACCACTGTTGTCATATCCAGTTGAGAGGAGCGAATGCCCTGAAACTTTCTCCAAGAAACCCATTTCCAACCTAGTCGTTACTACAAAGACTTATCAGACGAAAGAAGCACTAACTCCCTATTTACCCTACATTAATGAAAACACAAACTTGATACTGATTCAAAATGGATTGGGGGTTTTAGAGCTGTTGAAGGAAGAGATTTTTACAGATGCAAAAAATAGACCTCGTTTGTTCCAAGGTGTCATCTCTCATGGTGTTTATCAAGATAAAGCAGGTATTTTCAATCACGCCGGATGGGCTGGCATGAAGGTTGCCAGGTTGCCTTGGACGGACGAACAAATGATTCAAAAGAGATCAGTAGTTGCAGATGATGCAGCAAATAATTCGTTGGTAGAATTGTTGACAGAACCTACATTTGCGAAAGAATTTGGCATAGAGCACTCCACCTACCAAGAGATGCTGTCTGGACAActattcaaatttttagTTAATGCGTGCATGAATCCAATCACTGCTATTCTTGACTGTGTCAATGGGGAAATGATAGACAGCTGCGGTCCTGTTTTCACATCTATTATTGATGAATGCCTACAAATATTGAGAGTCGCTTATAAACCATTGTTCGAataccaagaaaaatttaatgGTAATAAAGAATACCCAGACATGGACATCAACGCAGTGTTAACTACCAGTAACATGGTTTCTGAAGTCACTAGAATTGGTTGTGATATCAATTCTAAAAACAGTAGTTCAATGAGACAAGACACTTTGTTCCTAAGAGACATTGAAATTGAGTATATCAATGGTTATGTAGTTAGATTGGCTTCCAACCTGAACCTAGATCCTAACTCTTGCAAAGTTAATAAGACTATAAAGGAATTGGCTGATTTAAGATTGGCATTGAACAGGTCCAGGAGCATTAACGGAGATTGGAGAAAGGAGtga
- the SSZ1 gene encoding ribosome-associated complex protein SSZ1 (similar to Saccharomyces cerevisiae SSZ1 (YHR064C); ancestral locus Anc_5.335) codes for MSSPVIGITFGNTSSSIAYINPKNDVDVIANPDGERAIPSVLSYVGEDEYHGGQALQQLIRNPNNTIINFRDFIGLPFDKCDVSKCANGAPAVEVDGKVGFVISRGEGKEEKLTVDEVVSRHLNRLKLAAEDYIGSTVKEAVLTVPTNFTEEQKGALKASAAKIGLKVVQSINEPSAALLAHAEQFPFHKDVNVVVADFGGIRSDAAVIAVRNGIYTILATFHDLNLGGDNLDTELVEYFASEFQKKYQANPRKNARSLAKLKANSSITKKTLSNATSATISIDSLADGFDYHASINRMRYELVANKVFAQFSSFIDSVIAKAELDPLDIDAVLLTGGVSFTPKLANNLECTLPESVKILGPQNKNASNNPNELAASGAALQARLISDYDAGELAEALQPVIINTPHLNKAIGLVGAKGEFHPVLLAETSFPVQKKVTLKQAKGDFLIGVYEGDHHVEEKTLEPAPKEENDEEGDESEWSDDEPEVVREKLYTLGTKLMELGIKNVNGIEITFNINKDGALRVTARDLKSSNAVKGEL; via the coding sequence ATGTCTTCTCCTGTGATCGGAATCACCTTTGGTAACacctcttcttccattgCCTACATTAACccaaaaaatgatgtaGATGTTATTGCGAACCCAGATGGTGAGCGTGCCATTCCATCCGTTCTGTCCTACGTCGGTGAAGATGAATACCACGGTGGCCAGGCTCTGCAGCAATTAATCAGAAATCCTAACAACACTATCATCAACTTCCGTGACTTTATTGGTTTACCATTCGATAAATGCGATGTTAGCAAGTGTGCTAATGGTGCCCCAGCCGTTGAGGTTGACGGTAAAGTTGGGTTTGTCATCTCAAGAGGTGAAGGTAAGGAGGAGAAACTCACCGTTGATGAAGTTGTTTCCAGACATCTGAACAGATTAAAGTTGGCTGCTGAAGATTACATTGGTTCTACCGTCAAGGAAGCCGTTTTAACCGTTCCAACAAACTTCactgaagaacaaaaaggTGCCCTGAAGGCATCTGCCGCCAAGATTGGCTTAAAAGTTGTTCAATCTATTAACGAACCATCTGCCGCTTTATTGGCCCATGCTGAACAATTCCCATTCCATAAGGATGTTAACGTTGTCGTTGCTGACTTCGGTGGTATTAGATCCGATGCCGCTGTTATTGCCGTTCGTAATGGCATTTACACTATTTTAGCCACTTTCCATGACCTCAACTTAGGTGGTGACAATCTGGATACTGAATTGGTTGAATATTTTGCCAGTGAATTCCAAAAGAAGTACCAAGCCAATCCAAGAAAGAATGCTAGATCTTTGGCCAAATTAAAGGCTAACTCTTCTATCACTAAGAAGACTTTATCCAACGCCACTTCGGCCACTATTTCCATCGATTCTTTGGCTGACGGTTTTGATTATCATGCTTCCATCAACAGAATGAGATACGAATTAGTGGCTAACAAAGTCTTCGCTCAGTTTTCCTCCTTCATCGATTCAGTCATCGCCAAGGCTGAATTAGATCCGTTGGACATCGATGCTGTCCTTTTGACTGGTGGTGTTTCATTTACTCCAAAATTGGCCAACAATTTGGAATGCACATTACCAGAATCCGTCAAAATTCTTGGTCCACAAAACAAGAATGCTTCTAACAATCCAAACGAGTTGGCTGCATCTGGTGCGGCTTTGCAAGCTAGATTAATCAGCGATTACGATGCTGGCGAGCTAGCTGAAGCTTTACAACCAGTCATCATCAATACCCCACATCTAAATAAGGCCATTGGTTTGGTTGGTGCCAAGGGCGAATTCCATCCAGTATTACTGGCCGAAACTTCGTTTCCAgtacaaaagaaagtaacTTTGAAACAAGCTAAGGGTGACTTCTTGATTGGTGTTTACGAGGGTGACCACCacgttgaagaaaagactTTGGAACCAGCTccaaaggaagaaaatgatgaagaaggcgATGAAAGTGAATGGTCCGACGATGAACCTGAAGTCGTCAGAGAAAAGCTATACACTTTGGGTACCAAGTTGATGGAATTAGGTATTAAGAACGTTAATGGGATTGAAATTACTTTTAATATCAACAAAGACGGTGCTCTAAGGGTTACCGCTAGAGATTTGAAATCCAGCAATGCTGTTAAGGGTGAATTATAG
- the RRP3 gene encoding RNA-dependent ATPase RRP3 (similar to Saccharomyces cerevisiae RRP3 (YHR065C); ancestral locus Anc_5.337) → MSKIEKKKEKKTANELTSLAEKIRAKALENQKKRIEAENESDSESSSEKDSTAENKKSSKSTSKSKGSATAENDNANEGESFESFNELNLVPELIQACKNLNYSKPTPIQSKSIPPALKGHDIIGLAQTGSGKTAAFAIPILNRLWHDQEPYYACILAPTRELAQQIKEAFDSLGSLMGVRSTCIVGGMNMMDQARDLMRKPHIIIATPGRLMDHLENTKGFSLRKLKFLVMDEADRLLDMEFGPVLDRILKIIPTQERTTYLFSATMTSKIDKLQRASLTNPVKCAVSNKYQTVDTLVQALMVVPGGLKNTYLIYLLNESIGKTMIIFTRTKANAERLSGLCNLLEFSATALHGDLNQNQRMGALDLFKAGKRSILVATDVAARGLDIPSVDIVVNYDIPVDSKSYIHRVGRTARAGRSGKSISLVSQYDLELILRIEEVLGRKLPKENVDKSIILTLRDSVDKANGEVVMEMNRRNKEKIARGKGRRGRMMTRENMDMGER, encoded by the coding sequence aTGTCTaagattgaaaagaaaaaggaaaagaaaactgctAATGAATTAACTTCTTTGGCCGAAAAGATTAGAGCAAAAGCTCTAGAGAACCAGAAGAAGCGTATAGAagcagaaaatgaaagtgaTTCGGAATCTAGTTCTGAAAAAGATTCTACTgctgaaaacaaaaaaagttcgAAATCAACAAGTAAATCTAAAGGCTCTGCGACAGCCGAAAATGACAATGCGAATGAAGGGGAATCTTTTGAGTCCTTTAATGAACTAAATTTAGTTCCCGAGTTGATTCAAGCCTGTAAAAACCTGAATTATTCTAAGCCCACACCAATTCAGTCCAAATCAATTCCTCCAGCGCTAAAAGGTCATGATATAATCGGTCTTGCACAAACAGGTTCCGGTAAGACTGCCGCATTCGCCATTCCCATTTTGAACCGCTTATGGCATGACCAGGAGCCATACTATGCGTGTATTCTTGCTCCAACAAGGGAATTGGCGCAACAAATTAAAGAGGCTTTTGATTCGTTAGGGTCTCTGATGGGTGTGAGATCAACATGTATTGTGGGTGGTATGAATATGATGGACCAGGCTAGAGACTTGATGAGAAAGCCGCATATCATAATTGCTACACCAGGTAGGTTAATGGATCATCTGGAGAATACCAAGGGGTTTTCACTGAGGAAGCTGAAATTTCTGGTTATGGATGAGGCAGATAGGTTGTTAGATATGGAATTTGGACCTGTTCTGGAtagaattttgaagattatTCCAACCCAAGAAAGAACCACATATCTTTTCTCTGCCACTATGACTTCCAAGATTGATAAATTACAAAGAGCGAGTTTGACAAATCCTGTGAAATGTGCAGTATCAAATAAGTATCAAACCGTTGATACATTAGTACAGGCACTGATGGTTGTTCCAGGTGGTCTTAAGAACACGTACCTAATATACTTATTAAATGAGTCCATTGGCAAGACGATGATTATTTTCACAAGAACAAAGGCAAATGCTGAAAGACTGTCAGGATTATGCAACTTACTGGAGTTCAGTGCTACTGCACTGCACGGTGATTTGAATCAAAACCAAAGAATGGGGGCTCTAGATCTATTTAAGGCAGGTAAAAGGTCTATTCTTGTCGCTACAGATGTCGCCGCTAGAGGGCTAGATATTCCATCCGTGGACATAGTTGTCAACTACGATATTCCTGTGGATTCCAAATCCTACATTCACCGTGTGGGGAGAACAGCGAGAGCTGGTAGATCAGGGAAATCCATTTCGCTGGTATCACAATACGATCTGGAATTGATCTTAAGAATCGAAGAAGTCTTGGGTAGGAAACTACCGAAGGAAAATGTGGACAAAAGTATTATATTGACCCTGAGGGACTCTGTCGACAAAGCCAATGGGGAAGTTGTTATGGAAATgaacagaagaaacaaggaaaagatTGCCAGAGGGAagggaagaagaggaagaatGATGACAAGAGAAAATATGGACATGGGAGAAAGGTGA
- the SSF1 gene encoding rRNA-binding ribosome biosynthesis protein (similar to Saccharomyces cerevisiae SSF2 (YDR312W) and SSF1 (YHR066W); ancestral locus Anc_5.338), translating into MAKRRQKKRTHAQITPEQEQGIPKSMVIRVGQTSLANHSLNQLVKDFRQIMQPHTAIKLKERKSNKLKDFVVMCGPLGVTHLFMFTQSEKTGNVSLKIARTPQGPTVTFQVLDYSLGRDIKKFLKRPKSLNNDDVLNPPLLVLNGFSAAKKSGEYDQDVNVEKVIVSMFQNIFPPLNPARTSLNSIKRVFMINKDRETGEISMRHYFIDIREVEISRNLKRLYRAKNNLSKTVPNLHRKEDISSLILDHDLGAYTSESEIDDDAIVRVVDNQDVKAKHAQNSKSQKEPVEKTDVEEHDKEAEDEDVEMEEPKRPELSQPTPRKKAIKLTELGPRLTLKLIKIEEGICSGKVLHHEFVQKSSEEIRALEKRHAAKMRLKEQRKKEQEENIAKKKVVKDAKKQRKLERRKARAAEEGEGENKSDAMSDDESSSSEDEHYSDVPEDLDSDLFSEVE; encoded by the coding sequence ATGGCCAAAAggagacaaaaaaaaagaactcaTGCACAGATCACACCTGAGCAGGAACAAGGTATTCCAAAGTCAATGGTCATCAGAGTGGGTCAAACTTCCTTGGCCAACCACTCTCTGAATCAATTAGTAAAGGATTTCCGTCAAATTATGCAGCCACACACAGCtataaaattgaaagagcGCAAATCCAATAAGCTGAAGGATTTCGTTGTTATGTGTGGTCCGCTGGGTGTTACTCATCTTTTCATGTTTACCCAATCTGAAAAGACAGGTAACGTTTCACTAAAGATAGCGAGAACTCCACAGGGTCCTACCGTCACTTTTCAAGTATTGGACTACTCTCTGGGTAGAGACattaagaaatttttgaagaggCCAAAATCGTtaaataatgatgatgtaTTAAATCCACCGCTATTAGTCTTGAATGGGTTTTCCGCAGCCAAGAAATCTGGCGAATATGATCAGGACGTGAACGTAGAGAAGGTTATTGTTTCCATGTTCCAAAACATTTTTCCACCTTTAAATCCAGCAAGAACTTCATTAAACTCCATCAAACGTGTATTTATGATCAATAAAGACAGAGAAACGGGAGAAATATCTATGCGTCATTACTTCATAGACATCAGAGAAGTCGAGATCTCTAGAAATCTAAAAAGACTTTACAGAGCAAAGAACAATTTGAGTAAAACGGTGCCGAATTTACATCGAAAAGAAGACATCTCCTCATTGATCCTAGACCACGACTTGGGCGCCTACACATCAGAATCAGAGATTGATGATGACGCTATTGTGAGAGTGGTTGACAATCAAGATGTGAAGGCGAAACATGctcaaaattcaaaatcacAAAAGGAACCAGTCGAGAAAACGGATGTTGAAGAACACGATAAGGAAGCGGAAGACGAAGATGTGGAAATGGAGGAGCCTAAACGTCCAGAACTTTCTCAACCAACACCACGTAAGAAGGCTATCAAACTGACTGAATTAGGCCCAAGATTAACCCTGAAACTAATCAAGATAGAGGAAGGTATTTGTTCAGGTAAGGTGTTACATCACgaatttgttcaaaaatcaAGCGAAGAAATCAGAGCTTTGGAGAAGAGACACGCTGCGAAGATGAGGCTCAAGgagcaaagaaagaaggaacaagaagaaaacatcgcgaaaaagaaggttGTCAAAGATGCCAAAAAGCAACGTAAgttggaaagaagaaaggcTAGAGCAGCAGAAGAGGGCGAAGGTGAAAATAAGAGTGATGCTATGAGCGATGATGAGTCTTCCTCCAGTGAAGATGAACATTATAGTGATGTACCTGAGGACCTAGATAGTGATTTATTTAGCGAAGTTGAATAG